DNA from Spartobacteria bacterium:
ACGGTTCAGCCCATGCCGAAGATGGAAGGGTTTACGGACTGGGTCGTTGAGCAGTTGGAGCACGACGCCAAGCAGCCCAAGAAGTACCGGCGTACGGCGAAGGTCCTGTTCGAGCAGCTTCAGGGACAGGGCTACGAGGGTGGCTACGACGCCGTGAGACGGTTCATACGGCGCTGGAAAGAGGAAGCGGGCCTCAAGTCGTCGGATGCCTACGTGCCTCTGGAATTCGCGCCAGGCGAGGCTTTCCAGTTCGACTGGAGCCATGAGCAACTGGAGATTGGCGGATTGCCCATGGCCGTCAAGGTGTCACACATGCGCCTGTGCCATAGCCGCTTTCTCTTCTGTCAGGGTTTTCCCCGCGAGACCATGGAGATGGTCTTCGAGGCCCACAGTAGTGCCTTCGATTTCATTGGCGGCGCATGCGGCCACGGCATCTACGACAACATGACCACCGCCGTGTCGAAAGTGCTGCGCGGCAAACTCCGGGAACTCAACCCGCGCTTCGAAGAGTTGTGCGCCCATTACCTGGTCGAGCCGATCATGTGTACGCCTGCGGCCGGCTGGGAAAAGGGACAGGTAGAAAATTCGGTCGGGCTCATGCGCAAACGCTTTCTGGCGGGTCGCACGAAGTTCGCCAGCATCGAGGAACTCAACGAATACCTGCTTGAGCGGGCCGTGGGGTGGGCCAAGACCCAAAAGCATCCGGAACTGCGTGAGAAGACGGTTTGGGAAGCCTTTGAAGCAGAGCGTGAGATGTTGATCCGGCCTCCCAAGAAGTTCGACGGGTACCGCCTGGAGCATTGCCGGGTGTCTTCGACCTGTCTGGTGCACTTCGATCGCAACCGCTACAGCGTGCCTTGCGAGGTGGCCGGAAAGGTCGTGCAGGTCAAGGCTTACGCGGGAAGGCTCAAGGTCGTGGAAGGCGGCAAGCTGATCGCCGAGCACAAGCGGGAGTTTGGTCGCGACAAGACCGTCTACGATCCCTGGCACTATGTCCCTCTGCTTGACCGCAAGCCAGGGGCGCTGCGCAACGGTGCCCCGTTTACGGCGTGGGCACTGCCCGAGGCCATCGAGCGGGTTCGCGAGGTCTTGCGACGTTACGACGACTGGGACCGTCAGTTCGCCGGGATTCTTACAGCCGTCCCCAGTCATGGCCTCGGAGTCGTCGCAGAAGCCTGCCGAATGGCGCTGAACCAGCGCACCGTGAGCAAGGATGCTGTTCTGAGCATCCTCAACCGTCAGCAGGATGATGAGCCTGCACCGGTGGTCAGCATCCCCTCGCGCCTGGAGCTCGGATGTATGCCTGTTGCCGACTGCGGTCGCTACGACCGTCTCCTGCGAGGGGCACATGCTGCGCAATGACGTGTTGGGCATGCTCAAGGAACTGGGTCTGAACGGGGCTCACAGCGCTTATGACGAACTGCTTGAGCAAGGACGCAGAACCGGCTCGACGCCAGAGAAGATCCTGCTCGCGCTGCTCCGGGCGGAGAAGGCCGAGCGTCACATGCGC
Protein-coding regions in this window:
- a CDS encoding IS21 family transposase codes for the protein MLTVETIRKIKLAHGRDEKSIGQIARDFNLSRNTVRKVLRSDATKFEYHRTVQPMPKMEGFTDWVVEQLEHDAKQPKKYRRTAKVLFEQLQGQGYEGGYDAVRRFIRRWKEEAGLKSSDAYVPLEFAPGEAFQFDWSHEQLEIGGLPMAVKVSHMRLCHSRFLFCQGFPRETMEMVFEAHSSAFDFIGGACGHGIYDNMTTAVSKVLRGKLRELNPRFEELCAHYLVEPIMCTPAAGWEKGQVENSVGLMRKRFLAGRTKFASIEELNEYLLERAVGWAKTQKHPELREKTVWEAFEAEREMLIRPPKKFDGYRLEHCRVSSTCLVHFDRNRYSVPCEVAGKVVQVKAYAGRLKVVEGGKLIAEHKREFGRDKTVYDPWHYVPLLDRKPGALRNGAPFTAWALPEAIERVREVLRRYDDWDRQFAGILTAVPSHGLGVVAEACRMALNQRTVSKDAVLSILNRQQDDEPAPVVSIPSRLELGCMPVADCGRYDRLLRGAHAAQ
- a CDS encoding ATPase; its protein translation is MLRNDVLGMLKELGLNGAHSAYDELLEQGRRTGSTPEKILLALLRAEKAERHMR